The Betta splendens chromosome 4, fBetSpl5.4, whole genome shotgun sequence genome contains a region encoding:
- the si:ch73-174h16.4 gene encoding leucine-rich repeat-containing protein 14: MVLSLVSLCARVVVSDHSSSPCWLRWVPRELFGPLLEAAFAGCRPLAVGELVQRWPERTLRVGGRRKRGQTSPNRLCIQALLLAVVRGLSDQKCALQVLDLCGLQGDEGGMGDSMGGWSLTVALCTMVVQGRVGPQKGLRREGERERKRFSALEREKDLKRERGQRRRGGGPHNEETSTDRQLGVVGEEELIKGVRRRMEIERKQESTTTGEASSKKENQEKDPDADVWVHVRADLFVNARSWERVYVALSTWGPLKLQCRYLRVEEISVSSIRTLLELLPRQSLLGIDVRYSSLGVAGLAELLPLLSTFPVLKSLRLHYCNLDFRRDHSVLEEALRDLSQGLAQLQELRRLSLTALRLPGQLRVLLSSLPHPLEILELPYLSLSPADLAYLSCSHHACSLQQLDLSENRLDENTLTSIRRLLAQASSSLQHLSLSGCGLTDGLLVLLLPSLGGCRTLKSLALALNPLSMAGLMDLVKMAVRMPALRQLLYPNPLEDYQPGLPELPSSAHLLDWPLNDITGINATSSQLQRVLVDSRRTDLFLTCDLLNYDKVLMD; the protein is encoded by the exons ATGGTGCTTTCCCTGGTGAGCCTTTGCGCCAGGGTGGTGGTGAGCGACCACAGCTCGTCGCCCTGCTGGCTCAGGTGGGTGCCCAGGGAGCTGTTCGGACCGCTGCTGGAGGCCGCCTTCGCCGGCTGCAGACCGCTGGCCGTGGGCGAGCTGGTGCAGAGATGGCCTGAACGCACCCTGCGCGTGGGAGGACGGAGGAAACGGGGACAAACGTCCCCAAACCGACTCTGTATCCAGGCTCTGCTGCTCGCAGTTGTCAGAGGGCTCTCGGACCAAAA gtgTGCCCTGCAAGTGCTGGATCTATGTGGGCTGCAAGGAGACGAAGGAGGGATGGGAGACTCCATGGGAGGCTGGTCCCTCACTGTGGCTCTGTGTACTATGGTTGTTCAAGGCAGGGTTGGTCCACAAAAGGGActgaggagggaaggagagcgggagagaaaaAGATTTTCAGCTTTGGAAAGAGAAAAGGacctaaagagagagagagggcagaggaggagggggggcggaCCTCACAATGAGGAGACAAGCACGGACAGACAGTTGGGAGTTGTGGGTGAAGAGGAGCTTATTAAAGGAgtcaggaggaggatggagataGAGAGGAAACAAGAGAGCACGACCACAGGCGAAGCAAgcagcaaaaaggaaaaccagGAAAAAGATCCAGATGCTGATGTGTGGGTGCACGTGAGGGCTGATCTCTTTGTTAATGCTCGATCCTGGGAGCGTGTCTATGTTGCTCTCAGCACGTGGGGACCCCTCAAACTTCAGTGCCGATATCTCCGCGTCGAGGAAATATCCGTATCAAGTATTAGgactctgctggagctgctccctcGCCAGAGTCTCCTTGGGATCGACGTGCGGTACAGCAGCCTTGGGGTGGCCGGCTTGgccgagctgctgccgctgctctccACCTTTCCTGTGCTAAAATCTCTCCGGCTTCACTATTGTAACTTGGACTTCCGCCGAGACCACTCTGTCTTGGAGGAGGCGCTCAGGGACCTTTCTCAGGGCCTGGCACAGTTGCAAGAACTGAGACGCCTTAGCCTCACTGCACTGCGCCTGCCTGGACAACTGCGTGTGCTGCTCAG ctctCTACCCCACCCTTTAGAGATACTGGAGCTGCCATATCTGAGCCTAAGCCCAGCGGACCTCGCCTACCTGTCCTGCAGCCATCACGCATGCTCACTACAGCAGCTAGATCTAAGTGAAAACCGTCTGGATGAAAACACCCTGACCTCTATTCGGCGCCTTCTTGCTCAGGCttccagcagcctgcagcaccTTTCTCTAAGTGGCTGTGGGCTGACTGATGGTCTGCTTGTACTCCTGCTGCCCTCGCTTGGGGGCTGCAGGACCCTCAAGAGCTTGGCTCTGGCCCTGAACCCACTCTCCATGGCTGGCCTCATGGACCTAGTGAAGATGGCGGTGAGGATGCCAGCCCTCCGCCAGTTACTGTACCCAAACCCCCTGGAGGACTACCAACCAGGCCTTCCTGAATTACCTTCTAGCGCTCACCTCTTGGACTGGCCTCTGAATGACATCACAGGCATTAATgcaaccagcagccagctccaGAGGGTGCTGGTAGACAGCAGACGCACTGATCTCTTCTTAACCTGTGACCTGCTCAATTATGATAAAGTCTTGATGGACTAG